The Phragmites australis chromosome 13, lpPhrAust1.1, whole genome shotgun sequence DNA window CCACCCTGGTCGGTATTTCAAATACCGTCCACCCCCGGGTCTTGTTGAGTTGCTCGTCTCCCCTCGCTGCGGAGGTTGTTTCGCCGGGCATAGACATCTCGCTCGCTCTGTGGATGGCCGTGACGACCCGGCAAGGCCCCAACCGCGCAGCTCTGGCGCAGCCCGCCGCCACCTTCCGTCGTTGGACGACCGCCTCTTCCCTCAGTTCAGTTTCATACTCCTTCGACCCCCATGCCCGGCGGCGCTCTCCGTGACTCCGCCCCACCGCACCCACCGAGCGCGCTGGCGCTGGCGTGGGCGCGCTCCCGATCCGCGCGCCACGGCCGACTAGCCCTACGCACGCACGAATCCTCCGCAGCGCGCGCGTGAGGCGTGGGCGGTCGCAGTGGAGATTTCAGCATCCGGGGGTGCTCGCGTACGGCGTGCTGCTCGAACGGAAGCCCGCGCGCGTATTCAGTTCGCCTCGCACCGCCGTGGTGCTGGCGTGGGCGCGCTCCCGCTCCGCACGCGACGGCCGGCTCGCCTGACTCGCGAACAGATTCCTCGTAGCCCGCGTGCGGCGCGTGACTTCTCTCCCTAGCGAATTGGCGATTCCACCATCCGGGTCCTCGCGTACGACCCTGACGGAGAGTAGAGGATCCCCTCGACGAATGCGACTAGAAGCCCGCGAGCGTGTTCAGTTCACCGGGATCCTGATCCTGGAGGGCGGAGGCAACCCAGCAGGAGTAAGGAGCGGAGCACGCAGGATCCGTTCGGTGACGACTGACGAGCTCTTCGACCGGCTGCGGCGCCGGGCGGAAGGCCGTGCGGAGGAGCTCATGGAGGAGATGCGGTACCTCTACGTCGCGTGCTCAATTACCCGAACGAATCTCGTGACGAGCTCACATACCCCAGTTGAAATGCTGGTATGTTATTATTCGAACAAGTCTCAAATTCTGTACACAGAAATCTGAAAGTCGCGCTCATTTTCTGTTCGGATCGAACACACAAGTGCGTAACAATATCGATCATGATACGGACGACTGGATGATCAGTGGTCCAGGGTGAAGTACatggagaagacgacgacgatggAGGGTGAAGTATGTAATGCTGGTCATGTACCCGCGCGCGAACCGGAGCTTGCCTGTGCCGCCGACGATGCTGCGCTCCGAGGGACTCGCGCGCCCTGATGTGGCCCTGCGTCGCCAGCGCGCTGCCGCTCTACTCCCCGTAGTCGGAGAAGACGAAGTCAATGGCCCAGAACCCGCCGGACTCGTCCAGCGACGCGTGCACCGCGAAGCCCTGCGCCCTGGCGATCAGCCGCGACGCCGGGTCCGGCCCCTCCCGCGGCGCGTCGTCGAACACGTTCACGTCCCCAAACGTCGACGCGTTCCTGCACCATGCGCACTTTAGTACGTGCCTAGCTAAGCGTTGTTAGTGCCATCATTACATACTTGTGCATGCTGGCGACGTTGGCGACGATGGCGTGCCGGCGTCGACCTCGTGGAAGTAGCAGTGGAGGTGGGTCAGCTCCTGATCtacggcggacgcggcggcgcaGCAGATCAGTAACAGCATGAGAACAAGGGAAGGGCACCGAGCAGCGGGCATGGCCCTTGAGCCTTTCAGTTTCAACACTTCTTCCCGTGTGATACCGGTATATGAAGGAGAAaggggagaggagaagagatgaGATCGAGACGAGGACCAAACGAGGTAGGAGAGCAGTCATCATATCATTTCGCGTGCTATGGTGTatgaataaattgatgatttacCACTGAAAACATTGACACTTCGATTATAAACCACCCATATCACTAAAATGTGGGAACATCTGACACTCTAATTATCTACCAACCCATTAACTGCAAGCTTTGGTGCAATTGAGGACAATATCCTCTTCTATTGTTGTAGGGTTGCTGCGAGACCAAAGGTCTTGTTTAAAACACAATGGTGCTTGTATAAGCAACTCTATCTCTTATGAAATTCTAGGTCAATTTCATGTTGTACTAATACTACTGTAGAGGAGAAGCTCTTAGGCTCTGATAAATGTTTCGTGGCAATGGCGATCTGCCCATGGCACAGATGCTTGCTCATGCAAAGGCATCAGGATTCAGAAAGGGTAGCATCTGGGGGCTTTCTCCAACGGTATAACCAAGGCCCAGGACTGGAAACAATCTACCTCCATCTCATCATCAGACATCCAGGGCTGCTGAGTCTAGTAGAATAAGCAACAGTTTGAGAGAACGGTCATATGATGCTACAAAGCACTTACTACACTGCTACGACGTGTGATCAGGAGCAGACAAGCCGTTAAGGTGAATCAACTACAAAAAGGTTTAATCCTAACTACTTTTCCCTTCCTATGAATGTGTGCTACAGTCCTCTTTGTACAAACGGGCATCGCTGCCATAATATAATATGTAACTATACAATTGTGTACAATACTGTCTGATGATATTGGAACGTTCTGTTAGAGAGCGACCGCAAAACTCGTCACCGTCGCAAATGCATATCAGCATCAGTCACCTCTCCAGGTAATGGCAAACAGGAGCATTCAGCACAGCAGACAGACACCAGTGACGGTAACTCGTTCTCAGCTGGTCAGGCGGTTGTCTGATTTCTCCTTTGAGATCCTCTCTTCCTGTATCTCCTCCAGTTCGTCATCATCACTCCGCTTGCCTGCTTGCTCCTTCCAATAGGCAATCAGCTTCTTCAACCTCATGATTTCTTTCGGGGCAACATGCTTGCTCGTGTCATTGACGATACAACGAACCCGTGAAGCATACCTAAAAGAATTTTTAAAAGAAACATGTAAAGAGCTGCACAAGGGCACTGCACTATACACAGGAACGACCTATACTGGAACAAACTTTAGACTAGCTATCCTATCCATTTGATAGAACGGCCTGAAATTATCCTACTCAGAAAAACAAATATATCAAAACAGCATCAACAGCAACAGAAAAGTAAAAGGCGGCGAAACATAGACTAAATGAACTTAATAGAGCAAGTGAGCAATGGAAGTACATACATGAGTGAGTTATAAGTCTCCTCCAAGTTAGACTCTGCTGGTGAAACATTCACAAACATTAAGGTCTTCGCATTGCCACCGAGAGAATCACTCATAAGCATTGTTAACTTATGGTTCCGGTAAGGTATATGTTGTCCATCAGACGATAAAGCACCAATAACATCAGCCAACGCAGAAAGAGATTTATTGATGCTTTGTGCTTCTTTCAGTTGCTTTCCTGCTGAACCAGATTTTTTCACCCTCTCAGAACCAGCAAGGTCCACAAAACTTAGCTGCTCAAACAGAAGAACATTGTCAATGCTTCCCTTTGATACGAAAAAAAGCTCCGAAATTTGTTACAACTTACAACAGCTCAAGGCCTGTATAGAATGCTGGAATTTCACAGGAAACTGTTTAGTTCCTGCAAGAATATGGGAAATCCCAACATTCGTAACAGGGGCATAGGCTAGAACTTACTGTAATCTTTCTTCTGTACATAGAAGATATTCTCCGCAGCTTGTCTATTTTAGCTAATCATATCaagcaagagaaacaagaacaagaactttACAAAAGAATACTTTCTTGCACTATACTACATTTTCAAAAGATAAAAAGGAAattcatctttcttgcactatactacattttcaaaaaataaaaaagaaattcaTCAGCTATTATTATTCAACCACGCACAAAACAAACTGAACATCTACAAAATGATGCAAACCACAAATAATATGAATAACTAGACTACCAGGGCCTAGCAACTACAGAAGGTACGCAATTTTGGTGGGATAATCTTATAGAGCAGTTGAAATATGATTAGTTCTTAAGTTTGCTTTGAATGTAATGTTTACCAACAACCTCCATCAAGCAAAAGGTGCATTATTTTCTACAGCAGGGAAGGTTCAATGATGTGCAGGAACCAGGAAGTGCCAGAGGCCCAGGGCCACAATTAGGGAGACAATCAGAGCACTCAatctttaattattattaaagATCCAGcacaaaaaaattgtccctAGACTCAACCAAATTGGAATTAAGTTTCCAGCTTCATCCTGCCGTACCTTGCCTCGCGCGTATGATTGAGTCTGGAGATTAGTACTCTCAATAACGATTGAAAGAATTAAATGAGACCTTGAGCTCTCATCATTCATATTTGTTCCAGCGGTGTGCCTTCTCTCAGAACCTCTCGAAATTATAGCCCTCAGCTCTTCAATACTTGAAATGCTCACAACTGTCGCATTTTCAACAGTAACAACACCCTAAAAAGAGAAATATGAAATTAGCTCTATAAATAGCTAGGGTTGATGAGCACATGGAGAAATGCTTGGACATGTCAACAAACGAAAGTGCCTCTAAAATTCCCAGAGGAAAACTGCACGAATTAAGGTGATGGTTAGTCCCTTACCATTATTACTGTCAGATTATAGCTATTTTGAAATTTAAGCAGAATTATTACAGAGAGGTACAGAAATAGACTTTGTCAGGTAAGTACTAAAGTAAGTTATTTGTTATGCAAAAATGAGGAAAAATAACTGCTACCATGACCTAGTGTACTGtaagaaaaatgaattggatgtaTATAAGAAAGGGGATCTTATACCTTAGAatctttttttatctctaatttTTGCTGCTTTGCATTTTTGGGCAACAATAGGTCCACAAGATTATCTTGATAAAGCTCCACCATATATGCCTGCAACATTGTATGAAATGCAATTAACAAAGGATACTATAAAAGGCATATATAGGATTTAAATAGCATGTTAAACAATGTGAAACAGTGTCATTAAAATAACTTTTTCTTCCCAAACTATGTAAAAAACAAGAACAAAGTATTGGTCAACATTTACAAATCAATATGCAAAGATTAGCCCAAAAAATGAATAAACCATATGACAAGTATTCAAGATACATACGACAAACATATATAACTCTTACCTTCAAAGAAAATGAATATTTGTTACCATCATTTTTTATCACCCTAAAAAGCTCAAATGTAGCCCTTGGAGTAAGACCAAGATTGTTATCTGAACCATAAATTGTGAAAGTCTTTCCAGAGCCAGTTTGGCCATAAGCAAATATGCAAACATTATATCCATCAACAGCCGATTGTACCAGATACTGTGTCACATAAGTTCAATAAAAGATATGAAACCCAAAGTGAACAATCTTAGGAATAgcatttatattttgataatatcAACACGAAacataaatttaaaaatattttacctTAGTGTCCTCAAAGACTTCTTCTTGAGTAGTGCCCGCATCAAAAACACGATCATATATATGTTGCTTCGACTTGTCATCTTTCCATGGATGTGCAATTGTAAATTCATCAGGactgcaaacaatatttttctccTCTAAAGAAAGCTCCTTGTCACTTAGAGGGCGTAGGCGACAAAAAACTCTTATTTTTCCTTTCATATCTGTCAAAAATTGTAACTAAATTCATGATCAATTCATCACAATACCATCTCTAAGTACAAACATTTAATCCTGGTTTACCTTCAATTGTGTTATAGTAACGCTTTCGCAAAACCTGTTCTTGCTTATAAAGATTTTCAAGTTCAACCAATTGTGCCCCTTGTCTTTTAAGAATCTCAGCAGTTTGTTGGTTCTTTCTGTCGACATCCTGAAATGGTGCAAAATGGAATCGTATTTAGTTTTCTGAAATACCTAAAAAAAACCAAATGCAGCTATTGTACATCTCATACCGCTTTGAACTCTCTTAACTCATCAAGTTCTTTCAGACTAGTTTGTAAGGTATCCACCTCAGCAATTCTTACAGCAAGATTTGATTTAGCAACATTTAAGGATCGTGTTGTAACTTCCAATTTCTGCTCCAATACAGCAATCTGAGATTTTAGTTTACGGCATTCATCCCCATAAACTTTTTCCATTGTACTTTTCTGCATAATTATAGTAGCCATATTTCAGAGATATGAAATGAATAAACTTTTCACTGTGAAATCAGAACAGGAAAAGGATAAGTCAGATAATTAAACAGGGGAAATAACCTCTTCACTTTTCATTCTTTCAAGCCTTTGAACTTTCTGGTCAAGCAGATTCTTTTCCGACATTAGCCTCTTCGAGACTTCTTTCAAAGCATCAAGCTCTTGTTGGCGTGATTTTAACTCCTCCTTAAGCTTGGTGACCATCTTTTCAGATACAAGAGTCAAATGCATCAAAAGGTCAGAAAATCTTTGCAGAAAGTGTGGCTAAAGAAGTTATAAATAAGTCATAGATACCTCAATGTCACTGTTGATGCTGCCTACAGTTGTCAAAGCATCTCTCTCACGGCGATTACCAGATGCTTCTATTTTATTATTGCTTTCTGAATGGCCCTGACCACTTGTTAATATGGTCTCCAGTCTACTTTTTTCTATCAGAGCAGCCTAATAAAATTGAAAGTTAGATTTTCCCTCAAAATGATTTAACTAAACCAACAATTTGTCACCATACCTGCAAAGCAGATTCTTTCTCAGCACATAGAGATTTTAGCTTATCCATCTCACTTTTTACTTCCGAAAAACTTTGTCGTTCAGATTGCAAGGTATCCCTTAGCCCCTCCAATTCTTCTTGCATCTCTGTTTCTTGTTTTGTCTTCAATTGCAAGTCCTCCCGCAACTAAACATAAAATAAGGACTACTAATTTGTCAGCAAATTATAATAATTGTTTTTTACATGCATTTGAACGGCTGCTTATATAACATTTTCTTGAATATTGGTAAGATAAAAGATTGATCTACAAGGCATCACCTAAGACCTAACTAATACTAGAATTTTCAATCTTAATGCAAGAAGTTAAGCCATTGCACCCTTAGAATGGCTGCAGTGTAAACTGAAATTCTACAGACACCTAAAAGTTTTTATTATGCTAAAACAAGATGTTCATGATATTAAGCCATCTTCTTCACCAAATATTTATCAATTATTACATGAGCCAAATATGGTCttgtagatattttgaattaCTAGTCTGATCCATTAATAATTAACAAGAACGTGAAATAAAAAACAAGCATTTATGCATCCTTTATTATGCAAGATGTCTTTCAACTGCTACTTTTCCTTGATTCTGAGCAGAGACACTAAGTAGTTTATAGTTTCTAATCATTACAAACAAGGTTGTTTACAAAGGCCAGGAGGGACATTAATCATATAACATATGGCAACAAACCAATCCAATTGCAAATAAATGTTATCGAAATTTAAAGTTACACTAGCAAAGAAAGTTTTGATAGATCAAAATAACATTTACCCAATGGCAGTAACGAGACATTTCTCACATTCTGAACTGTAAATACCTTGAGTTGCCATTGTTATTATGGTGGCAAAAACTACTTACCCAATCTGCTTTCTTCTGGGATTCCTCAACTGCTTTTGTCAGTTCTTGGACACGTTTCTCATACATTTCGACATTTTGTGGCTTATTTGTTTGGGTAACATCATTTTGAGAAATTGCACTAGTAGCAGAGCGTGCTTTTGAATATCTGCGGAGCATGACATCATTTATATGCGTTTGAAGTGCTACACATATTTCCTCAccctaaaaaaaatatggttacTTTGACAGCTATATATGATATGACAGGATTGCAGAACATATACATGTATGCCTTGAAGCTTTAAAGTACCTGCTTAGTTTCAAACTGAAATATATGAAGAACACCAGCAACTCGCATCTTAAAGAAAACAGCGGTATTGCTGCTCCCAAATTGCATGATGTCTCTCAGCTCTGCGGAATGTAGATATTCCTTGGGAACCGGACGGAAAAAGTGAACCTGCATTCATGCAGAGATACAGGGTCAGCTCAACTTAGAAGAAAGAATATACAATTTTCATCACATGGTTATGATCAGACCCCTCGTTTGTTGATTCCCAAAATGATTCTTCCGGGTAGAAGTCCTATTGGATCATCAATCTTCCGAACGCTGAAGAAAACTGAATTCCCATAAGGAAGAGTCCTTAAGATTCTGAGAAACTGTTGCCGTGCATCATCTTTTGACAGGTGTTCCTGGATGAAACAACGAAGTACTCAGGTAATCTGTAATCAAGAGTTTTCAAGGCCTTTACACCAGAGTGAATACAAATTGTAAATTTATTGATAGCCCAATAAACATAAAGTTGCATGGCTAGATAAATACCATTAACTGATAGCGTGAAATGATGTCAAGCTCCCAGTCTCGCTTTGCTCTAGTAATTGCAACTTGTCTAGGTAGAAACCTCTCTAGAAGTGATATCCATTCACTAGCAAGATCAAGAAAATGGAAAGAGGGAGGCAAATTATTCTTGTTACCACGGGAAATACTAAGTTGAACTGTTACATGAGAGATCAGGTAGGACCTTATAAATACTTACACACAAGACTCGGGATTGTCAATGAATCCAATCTCgaccaatatttgcagagcAGAGAGTTGTGCAGCATCGTCCCTGCCTACCGGATAGTTTCctaaaatataatcatgttgCAACTGCAGAATAATGATATTAGTGCTATATGCTGGTTTCAATATTACTTTCATAGCCTACGAACTGGTAGCACTTCAATCAGCTATAACACCACTATCAAAACAGTACCTGGACATATGATAGCTGAACAAACATTGGATCAGTCACAGCCTCATCCGACTCACGAAAGAGGCGTTTTTTTAATACAAGTTTGCAGTGCAAAATTTCTCCTTTATTGCGATCCTTAGCTGACTTGAATTCAGATAGCAAGTCACCAATATATTTGTTATCGTCTAATCCAATGTATTCCTCTGCATACAAAGATAAAGAAACACATGTTTTATGTGAAAAGCTTCCTCTAAACCCTAGAGCCTACAtttccttcctctccatgaTATCCGAACCATGCACTAAGTTGTAagacagaagaaaaaaattcatatggCTTCGTAGTGAAAAGATATACCGTTGCCAACTTCTGAAGACTTTGATCCATTAACAACCTTTCGACACTCGAATAGGCTGAAACTAGAATATACTGAAAGTTTGATAATGCCAGCAAGTTCCTGTCATTAAAGCATATTTTGTTTCCTTAGAATTTACAATTTCAAATGCTCTTCTAACTTCTAAAAATAATCAAGAAATTACACTAACAAGTTTAGTACCAGAactgtaaaaaaaatagtacagCCATATAACTGATAGGAATATAATGACACCACACTAAGTTGTTGTAATGTGGTTGAATATCTGCTGTTTGGCCAACCAAAAACTAGACCCAAAGAACTGAAGTAAACTATTGTTTCAGTcaacaataaaaaattattagtttTAGAATTCATAATATCAACCAAATAAGGAAGTAACCACAATAGGTCATCCAtgtggcatcaagcaccaaacaAGGAAGCCAGGAAGATGCCTGCAGAATGATAGTTGTGACTACCTTGAGTGTAGAAAACAGTCATAAGCTGATTACTAATACCCTACCAATATATAGCCTGATAATAAATGGTGGTCAGGAGAGTAAAGAAGTTTCTAAAACCCTGACCTTTAGCAACTTTAGACTGCTTTCTCTCATAGTATCAACTAGCTGTATGAAAGTGAATCCAGGTAGAGATACTGTGCCGGTGATTCTATTTGTGTATTTTTACATTCTGATATCCCTTTACCCTATGGTTGCACAATTTGTGCTAATCTCATCCTTATTTATAGCACATATTTGGACACAAGTCACGGAATTAGTCGTGAAATACAAAACTGTCTAATATCAAGCACATAATGAAGTTAACTGGTTAATATTTTGTCTAATAGAATCACTGAACTACAACAACAATGAATCCATGATAGCTTTATTCACAATTCACAACTGAATTTGTATCCAACCAAAGTAATCCTCACGATCACACTAGTTGTTTTCTTCTAAAAGACTTTTCACAGTATTTGTcatatatcaattataaaacCAATAACTGAGGAAAAATGCAAATACCTCAACAGCATCAGCAACAGTTGTTGTCATATCATAGGTAATTTCCTCGAAAgtttcatccaagaaaaatacaatTGTTGTAAGCTTCCGGCTGGTTAAAAGAGCTTCTATCTCCTCTCGTGCAGGAATTGTAACCCTAGGGCCTGCCTTAACTGAACGTTTTAATGCATTAAGTGTGTTCAATGCTAGAACTCGAACATCAGAATCAGCTGTGGCTCCGTGAGCAATATAGTGAACATACTCAGACAAGTATGCCCCAATATCTTTGCTTGGTGGCATGGACGATGCACACAAATACATAAGTTCCCAAGCTCTTATTGACCAACCCCTGTAAgtacaaaatgaaaatgaaaaacTATGAATCCTATAATAATTCTGATATCCACTAGTGCTTGTAGTTCATGAGAAGCCCAATTACTCACCTATCAGGATTGTTGCGTGTTTGTTTCGAAATCTGTGCAAAGAGTTCATCTCGAAGTTCAGAACGCTTCAATGTATGCTTATAAAGCTTCGCAACAAGTTCTATCCTTTCATCCAAACTTATTATTGCAGGTGAGTCAATGCCCATGTACTTTAGTATGACATGGAACAACTTAATTGAGCGGCTTACAAGGTCACTACTTATTTTTAATAACGAAGTTGGAATAGGATCCTGAACAGAGATACAAAGAAGCATTGTATTAGTATGACATAATGATATGAGAGGCATTTGATGATGAAAACTTTATGCTTTTGCATAGgatttcaaaagaagaaaagaagacaGATAAGTCGCACCAAGTGCAACAGAGTAACCTCACAGATGGAATGAGATTTGACAACATCACCTTTTGGAAGCACAGCATATCTTCCAAAGTGAACTTCTCACGAGCTTGGGGCCCAAcagattttttagaaaaaaatccgCGTTTTCCAGCCGAATGAATCTGTTTTTGCATTGACTTGAGAAATCCCTCCACCTGCCGTATTCAAGCACTATCATCAGCATGGGAATCATAGCAATTATTACTAACTGACATTTAATAAGCTATCAAACCTATAATAACTGATCATTTTGATGTGTCAGAATGATCAATAATGATAAAACATACAGATACGACCCAGTAAACTGCAACAATTTTCAAGGAGTCATTTCTACACTCTAGTGCATTTCCTTGTTTGTAATGCTAGTGATAAAGATAATGCTGGTATTGCCATTTGAATAGAGAGAATAGGACTAACTGTTCCTCTTATTGTTTGACGATTTAAAAGAGGACACAAAATTTAAGCATGAATGTTGCACTAATTGTCCTTACTCTTGATTCCcttttggtttctttttttatgGAATTCCCCTCTTGATTTCTAGAGAGCGAAATTTCAAACTATTATACAGAAAAAATGCATTATAATATCcggtttccatttatttctctctaTTTGAATGGCGATGATTATGATGGATCATTTCCTAATTCTCATTTCTGTTTCCTCCAAACTGACAATTTGTGAAATTCGTTTGTGTAATTCATCAGCAAAAATAATGCAACTGCCTCAATGCTTAAGTTAGAACTCAATACAATGCTAGAGGCACCACATGGTTAGTTGGTCACCAAGAATATGCTCTCCCTTTTTCAAATGGCCATGAGATATATCACATCATTAGGGATGTAGGAATCAAGCAGGCACGTACCTGGAATCTATCAATCAGTGGAATTGCTCCAGCAAGCTCCGGAGGTATGGACATTGACAAAGTTGACGGTGTACTGCAAAACAGTAACCTCGACAATTAAATATGGATCACATTCTATCTCACCGAGCAAACAGTGCCCTCATGCTCAAGTGTGACACAGAACAAAGCAAGGTGCCGCTGTCTAGTGTCTTCATTTCAAAACTGGTAGCTAACGCATTTAACAAGTAGGGTGGTAGGCCATGGATTACGAGCACAGCGCACATATCCAATTATAGAGACATTAATGCGAGATAACAATTAAATAAATGTCAGCTTCAAGTGTCATCCCAACTTTTCCTCTACTTTCCGATAGGCAGGGAAAGTTTTTGGTAATCAAACACAATACAAAATTCAAAACCTCAGACACAAACCAAAATAACTAACTAAATCATACACAGGCAGCAGCACAAGATCAACTCGCTAAACGCTGCACCGGAACTGAAACAGCAACACGAGAAGTCGAAGTAAGCTGGTACTCACGGCGGCGCGAAGCTGTAGCCGTCGCTATCGTACCCGTCGGCGGCGCCGTTGACGTTGGAGGACGCCGAGCTGTGCAGCGGCGTGGCGGCGGACACCGCAGCAGCACCGCCGTTGGTGATGCTGCCGGAGCCCCCGTTCGGCTCCTGGTGCTGCGTGGGCCCCAGCCCGCCGGCCgccatctccctctctccctcctcctgaGGAACTAGTACCCTTCAAGCCTCCCCAAGTCTCAACTCCTCGTTCACCAGGTCACCAAGCTCCAATCGCCATCACCGCAAACCTCCAATCTATCCAGCGATGTGGAGAAACGCAGCCTCAGACCGAGCGAGACGAAGTAAAACAAGCAGACACGTCCGCTCCAACCCGGCGACCCCAAACTCCGCGCGACGGGCCGCCTAGGATTAGCTGGACAAATGGAGCGAATCCCGGCAATGCGAGCAGTATAAGTGAGCAGACAAGAGCGCGGTCGGCGGGCGCCGCGGGGGGAGGACCGGGTCGGCCCCTCGTCCGGCCGCGGCCGGCAGGACGAGAACGAGATCCAGAGCGAGGGGGAGGACGAGGTGTGgactggagagagagagggggggagggCGGAGGAGAGGGGCTCACGACTCACGAGGGGGGAGGGCGGGTTAAAGAAATCACGCGCCGA harbors:
- the LOC133888221 gene encoding kinesin-like protein KIN-14I gives rise to the protein MAAGGLGPTQHQEPNGGSGSITNGGAAAVSAATPLHSSASSNVNGAADGYDSDGYSFAPPTPSTLSMSIPPELAGAIPLIDRFQVEGFLKSMQKQIHSAGKRGFFSKKSVGPQAREKFTLEDMLCFQKDPIPTSLLKISSDLVSRSIKLFHVILKYMGIDSPAIISLDERIELVAKLYKHTLKRSELRDELFAQISKQTRNNPDRGWSIRAWELMYLCASSMPPSKDIGAYLSEYVHYIAHGATADSDVRVLALNTLNALKRSVKAGPRVTIPAREEIEALLTSRKLTTIVFFLDETFEEITYDMTTTVADAVEELAGIIKLSVYSSFSLFECRKVVNGSKSSEVGNEEYIGLDDNKYIGDLLSEFKSAKDRNKGEILHCKLVLKKRLFRESDEAVTDPMFVQLSYVQLQHDYILGNYPVGRDDAAQLSALQILVEIGFIDNPESCVEWISLLERFLPRQVAITRAKRDWELDIISRYQLMEHLSKDDARQQFLRILRTLPYGNSVFFSVRKIDDPIGLLPGRIILGINKRGVHFFRPVPKEYLHSAELRDIMQFGSSNTAVFFKMRVAGVLHIFQFETKQGEEICVALQTHINDVMLRRYSKARSATSAISQNDVTQTNKPQNVEMYEKRVQELTKAVEESQKKADWLREDLQLKTKQETEMQEELEGLRDTLQSERQSFSEVKSEMDKLKSLCAEKESALQAALIEKSRLETILTSGQGHSESNNKIEASGNRRERDALTTVGSINSDIEMVTKLKEELKSRQQELDALKEVSKRLMSEKNLLDQKVQRLERMKSEEKSTMEKVYGDECRKLKSQIAVLEQKLEVTTRSLNVAKSNLAVRIAEVDTLQTSLKELDELREFKADVDRKNQQTAEILKRQGAQLVELENLYKQEQVLRKRYYNTIEDMKGKIRVFCRLRPLSDKELSLEEKNIVCSPDEFTIAHPWKDDKSKQHIYDRVFDAGTTQEEVFEDTKYLVQSAVDGYNVCIFAYGQTGSGKTFTIYGSDNNLGLTPRATFELFRVIKNDGNKYSFSLKAYMVELYQDNLVDLLLPKNAKQQKLEIKKDSKGVVTVENATVVSISSIEELRAIISRGSERRHTAGTNMNDESSRSHLILSIVIESTNLQTQSYARGKLSFVDLAGSERVKKSGSAGKQLKEAQSINKSLSALADVIGALSSDGQHIPYRNHKLTMLMSDSLGGNAKTLMFVNVSPAESNLEETYNSLMYASRVRCIVNDTSKHVAPKEIMRLKKLIAYWKEQAGKRSDDDELEEIQEERISKEKSDNRLTS